The following is a genomic window from Niveispirillum cyanobacteriorum.
CTGTTCGCACAGTTGGTCGACCGGATTGCCCTGGCCGGCATTCCCATCGGTCGCGTCTCGCTGAATTTGGAGCTTCTCCATCCCGAAGTGGTGGGGGAGGGGCGTGTCTGGCTCTGTGGTCAGGCCACCGGCACGCACCGGCTGAACCGTGTCGACACGGACATGAGCGAGTATCTGAACTCTCCTGTGCACCGCGTGGATGAAACGGGGGAGCCGTATCGTCTGCGTCTGGCGGTCGAAGATACCGACATGCCGCTGCTGGCCCGGCTGAAGCGGGAAGGGTTCCAGGATTATTTCATTGCCCCAATCCAGGTGCAGGACAAGCACCGGTCGGCGGCCATGTCGTTCGCCGCCAAGCGCACGGAGTTCAGCGATCAGGACATCACCGACCTGACCCATATCGTGGCTGCCGTCTCGCCGATCCTGGAGGCCCGCGTGGTGCGCAACATCGCGCGCGACCTGTTGGCCACATATCTGGGTGCGGGGGCCGGTGACCGGGTCTATGCGGGGCAAATCTCGCGCGGCGATGCCGACAATATCTTTGCCGCCATCCTGTTCGCCGATCTGCGCGGCTTTACCCGCTTCACCGCCGACAATTTGTCCACCACTGTTCTGGAACGGTTGAACCATTGGTTCGATCTGGCCGTGGACGCGGTGGAGGCGCATGGTGGTGAGGTGCTGAAATTCATGGGCGATGGCATGCTGGCCATCTTCCCCGCCGATATGATGAACCCGCGGGAAGCGTGTGGCCATGCCCTGGCCGCCGCCGCCACCCTGCACAATGCCGTCACGGCTTGGAATGAGGCCTGCCCCAATGGGCAGAGCCGCATCGATTACGGCCTGTCGCTGCATCTGGGCCATGTCGCCTTTGGCAATATCGGCGGCAAGCGCCGGCTGGATTTCACCGTGGTCGGCCCCGCCGTCAATCTGGCCAGCCGGTTGCTGGAGGTGGCGAAGGTTCTGGACAGCCATTTCGTGGTCTCTACCGCCTTCGCCGGGTGCTCTGGTCGCATGATGCGGTCGGTCGGCGTGCATGAGGTGCGGGGATTGGATCAGCCGGAAGAGATTTTCGTGCCCTGTTGATGGCGCCCATGCTATCGCTGCACGCCCATCACCAGTCTGATCCCGAGCCATGAACGTCGCCGTCCGCTTCGCGCCCAGCCCGACCGGCCATCTGCATATTGGCAATGTCCGTACCGCCATCATGAACTGGCTGTTCGCGGCCCGGCATGGCGGCAGCTTCATGTTCCGTCTGGACGATACGGACGAGGAACGCTCCACGCAGGCTTTCGCTGACGCGATTGCGGAGGACCTGACCTGGCTGGGCCTGACCTGGGACCGCTTTGCCCGCGAGTCTGACCGCTATGTCCGCTATGCCGAGGCGGCGGACGCGTTGAAGGCCGCAGGCCGCCTTTACCCCTGCTATGAGACGCCGGAGGAGTTGGGCCTGAAGCGGAAGGCCATGCTGGCCCAGCATCGCCCGCCCATCTATGACCGCTCCGCCCTGCGCCTGTCCGATGCCGACCGTGCGCGGCTGGAGGGTGAAGGGCGGCGGCCGCATTGGCGGTTCAAGCTGAACCATGCCGACATCACCTGGGACGATCTGGTGCAGGGGCATAAGCATTTCCGGGGTGCCGACCTGTCTGACCCCGTTCTGATCCGCGAGGATGGGCGCCCGCTCTACACCCTGACCTCGGTTGTGGATGATCTGGATTTCGCCATCACCCATATCGTGCGCGGTGAGGACCATGTCACCAACACGGCGGTGCAGGTGCAGTTGTTCGAGGCCGTGATCGGCGTTGAAGGCGAGGGTGCTGTCCCGACCTTCGCCCACCTGCCCTTGGTGGCCGGGTCAGAGGGAGAGGGGCTGTCCAAGCGCCTGGGTTCCCTGTCCGTGCGGTCGTTGCGCACCGAGGAAGGGGTGGAGCCGCTGGCCCTGACCGCGTACCTCGCACGGCTGGGCACGTCCGACGCCATCGCTGCCGCCGGCAGCTTGGCTGAACTCGCCGAAGGGTTCGATTTTGCCAAGTTCGGGCGCGGCACGCCGAAGTTTGATGCCGATGAGCTGATGCGGCTCAACGCCCAGGTGCTGCACGCCGCCTCCTTCGCCGCTGTCGCCGACCGTCTGGTGGCGCTGGGCATGGATGGGGTGGATGAGGCATTCTGGCTGGCCGTGCGGCCCAACCTGTCGCGCCTGTCGGACGCGAAAGAATGGTGGGCCGTGACCAAGCAGGCGGTCACACCGCTGGTCGATGATGCTGGCTTCCTGTCCAAGGCGGCCGAGTTGCTGCCCGATGGTGTTTGGGACGATACGACCTGGGGTGTCTGGACCAAGGCCGTGTCAGCGGCCACGGGAGCCAAGGGCAAGGGCCTGTTCCTGCCGCTGCGCCGCGCGCTGACCGCCCATGATCATGGGCCGGAGCTGAAGACGCTGCTGCCGCTGATCGGGCGGGAGCGGGCGCTGGCGCGGCTGTCGGGCTGTACGGCCTGACCCGCCGCCGCTATCTCTATTGATGATCTTTCTGCTGACGGAAAGCCTGCTCCCATGACCCTGTCGCTCTACAACACGCTGCTGCGGACCAAGGAAGCGTTCGCGCCCATCGACCCGGCTCATGTGAAGCTCTATGTCTGCGGTCCGACTGTTTATGATTATGCCCATATCGGCAATGCCCGGACCTTCAGCGCTTTTGACCTATTGGCCCGGCTGCTGAAGCATCTGTATCCACAGGTCACCTACGCCCGGAACATAACGGACGTGGATGACAAGATCATTGAGCGGTCGAACCAGTCGGGTGAACCGATTGATAGTGTGACGGCGCGGACCACGGCGCAGTTCCATGCCGATATGGATGATCTGGGCCTGCTGCGCCCCGATATCGAACCGCGCGCCACGCGGCATATCGGCGATATGATCGCGATGATCGAGGCGTTGATCGCCAAGGGCTTTGCCTATGCCGCCGAAGGTCATGCCCTGTTCAACGTGCCTGCCATGTCGGATTACGGCCAGCTGTCGCGCCGCAGCCAGGATGAATTGATCGCCGGCGCGCGGGTGGAGGTTGCGCCTTACAAGAAGTCGCCCGCCGATTTCGTGCTGTGGAAGCCGGCCAAGGATGGCGAACCCGGTTGGGACAGCCCCTGGGGCAAGGGGCGCCCCGGCTGGCATATCGAATGCTCTGCCATGACGGCGGCGCATTTCGGCGAAGTGTTCGATATCCATGGCGGCGGGCTGGACCTGATTTTCCCGCACCATGAGAATGAGATCGCGCAAAGCCGTTGCGCCCATGGCACCGCCGTGATGGCCAATGTCTGGCTGCATTCCGGCTTCCTGACCATTGCCGGTGACAAGATGTCCAAGTCCTTGGGCAACTTCTACACGGTGCGCGAGCTGCTGGATGAATTTCCGGGAGAGGCGCTGCGTCTGGCGATCCTGTCGGCCCATTACCGCCAGCCGCTGGATTTCACCAAGGAGAAGGTGGCCCAGGCGCGCCAGACTCTGGACCGCTGGTATGGCGTGCTGCGCGCGGCGGGAGACGTGCCGGCGGGTAACATCCCGGCGGAATTCATGTCCGCCCTTATGGACGATCTGAACACGCCGCTGGCCATTTCCGTCCTGCATGAACTGGCCAATGCCTATCACAAGGCGGGTGACGATGCGGGGCGTATGGCCTCTGCATCCGCACTGAAGGCTGCCACCAACCTGCTGGGCTTCCTGACGCAAGCCCCCGAAGCCTGGTTCAAGTGGCAGCCGGCCGGCGCGTCCGGCCTGGATGACGCCGCCATCGAACAGGCCATCGCCGACCGTCTGGCCGCCCGCAAGGCCAAGAACTTTGCCGAGGCCGACCGCATCCGCAACGATCTGGCCGCCCAGGGCGTTATCCTGGAGGACGGGCCGAAGGGGACGACCTGGAAGCGGGGGTAAGTTTGTCGGGTGTAGGTGGTGTGGCTGCATCGACACGATATCGCGCCCCACCACCTGCATCTGTTAAGCCCGTTCCACCTCTTCCAGCGCCCAGTCAAAGGCTGCCGCTTCTTCCTCATCGCCCGGCAGGGTCACATCCTCGTCCAGCGTCTCCAGCGTTATGCGAAAGCGCTGACCCGGCACGATGCCAAGCCGTTGGAAAATTTCCGGTAATTGTTCGGGCGTAACGTCGTTCAGAACCTGCCGCATGTCCGGGGCCTCCGCGTGACGATGTTTTCAGGGTAGCCATTCCGGGCCGTTCCAGCAATGATGCTGCGCGAACCCAATGGCCCGAGCGCATCAGAGACCATGACCCGTTTCCAAGGCACCCAGGATTACGTCGCCACCGATGACCTTCGCGTCGCCGTGAATGCCGCCATCACGTTGCAGCGTCCGCTGCTGGTGAAGGGCGAACCCGGTACCGGCAAGACGGTGCTGGCGCAGGAAGTGGCAAAGGCGCTGGGCCGGCCATTGCTGTCCTGGCATGTCAAATCGACGACCAAGGCGCAGCAGGGCCTTTACGAATATGACGCGGTGAGCCGGTTGCGCGACAGCCAACTGGGCGATCCGCGCGTCAAGGACATCAAGAATTATATCCGCAAAGGCCCGCTCTGGAACGCGTTTGAGGCGGAGGAGCCGCCGGTCCTGCTGATTGACGAGATCGACAAGGCCGATATCGAGTTCCCGAACGACCTGTTGCAGGAACTCGACCGTATGGAGTTCTTCGTCTACGAGACGGGGGAGACCATCAAGGCGGCCAAGCGGCCCGTGGTCATCATCACGTCCAACAATGAGAAGGAGCTACCCGATGCCTTTCTGCGCCGCTGCTTCTTCCACTATATCCGCTTCCCCGATGCCGACACGATGGCCCGCATTGTGGAGGTGCATTTTCCTGACCTGAAGGCCGAGTTGCTGCGCGATGCGCTGACCCTGTTCTATGAAGTGCGCGACGTGCCGGGTCTGAAGAAGAAGCCCAGCACGTCGGAACTGCTGGACTGGATCCGCCTGTTGCTGGTGGAGGATGTGTCGGCGGAAACGCTGCGTCAGCGCGACCCAAAGAAACTGATCCCGCCGCTGCATGGCGCGCTGTTGAAGAACGAACAGGATGTCCACCTGTTCGAACGTCTGGCCTTCCTGGCGCGACGGAACAACGGCTGAGGCTCTGGCGTTCGGGGAGGCTATATCTCCCCGAAACTCTGCACCAGCGATCCGACGATCAAGTACCAGCCATCAATTAGCACAAAGAAGATGAGTTTGAACGGCAGTGAGATCATCGCTGGTGGCAGCATCATCATGCCCATCGCCATCAGCACCGATGACACCACCATATCGATCACCAGGAACGGCACGAAGACCAAAAACCCGATCTCAAAGCTGCGCTTCAGTTCCGACAGCATGAAGGCGGGGATCAGGACATGGATCGGCACATCTTCGGGCTTGGCCACAGGTGCCGTCTTCGACATGTCCATGAACAGTTGCACGTCACGTTCGCGCACATGCCGCGTCATGAAGGCGTGAAAAGGCTCCACCGCCCGCTTGAAGGCCGTGATCTCGTCAATCTCTTCATTGATCAGCGGACGCAGGCCGCGTTCGTAGGAGGCCTGGAGGGTGGGCGCCATGATGAAGAAGGTCAGGAACATGGCCAGACTGACCAGCACCTGATTGGGTGGCACCTGCATGGTGCCAAGGGCCGACCGCAGGAAGCTGAGCACGATGGTGATGCGGACAAAGCAGGTCATCATGATCAGGATGCTGGGCGCCAGGGACAGCACCGTCAGGAGCATCACGAACTGGATGATACGGCCGGTGCCGCTGGCGCCCTGATCGCCTAAGTCCAGCGACAGGCTTTGCGCCGCCGCCGGCCCTGCCGACAGCAGCATTAGGCCCAGCAGCGGCAGCGTCAGGCGGCGGCAAAGCAACAGCATAGGCGCCATCATGGTGCGGACCCCGCCTGTTCCTGGCGGTCCAGCGCCGCCTTGAAATCCCCTGGCGGCATGATCCCCGTCTCCACCACCCGGTCCTCCCCAATGCCCAGCAGCAGCAGATGTTCCACCCCATCGCGCCGCACCAACACCAGCCGGCGGCGCGCATCCAGGGCCATCACCTCCACCACGCTCAGCCTTTTATCACCTTTCCGGCGTACGGCCAGCCCGGCGGCGGGCCCATAACGGCGCAGCAGAACCGCGAAAACCGCGATCAGTGCCAGAACGGCACCCAGCGCCAGGATCAGCCGCAGGTAATTGGCCGCGTCCATTCACATATCCTTGCCGGTACGATAGGCCTGGGCGGCGCGCATGCGGGTGGCGTGCGTCTCGCGTCCCCCCAACTTGTCACCATGCACGCGCTCCAGCGTGCCGGCCACTTGGTCCAGTGCAGCCATCACCTGTTCCAGTTTCGGCAGCAGGGATCGGGCCTGCGGCGGCGGCAGGGCCAGGATGGTGTCCAGGATGGGTTTCACCTCCCGCTCCAGACCATAGAGATCAACCATCTCCCCCTCCGACAGAGTTTTGTCACCCTGGGTCAGTAGAGACAGCAGACTGTCCAGCGTATGTCCGATATCGTCCGGAGCGGGCAGGGTGGGGATGGTGGGATTATCGGTCATGGCGTTGTCGGCCGATCCAGGGGCTTCAGGTCAAGTTCGCCCGCGCGTTCGTTCAACGTGCCATTGGCGCGGTACACATGGGCAAGGATTTCCGCCACAGCGGCGATGGCTTCAATAGGAATTTCGCTTTCCACATCGACCGCGGCAAGAATTTCCGCAAGGTCGGCATCTGTGCGTACCTTTACCCCGTGGGCAAAGGCCAGTTCCAAGATCTGTTCGGCCACCGCGCCGTGCCCACTGGCCACGATGCGCGGCAGACTGGGATCGCCCCGTTCGTGCCGCAGGGCCACGGCCACCTGTCGGCGGGCGGGGGTGGGCGGGGGGCTTTCAGGCGGTGGAAGCAACGGCATGGCCCTTGTCGGATGTGCCATTCCGGGCGCGAAACCACCCTTGCGGCGGAAAGCATCCTAGCAGATGCGATTGTCCAGTGCGAGGCGGCTTCGCGCATGCGATTTCACGTTCCTTGGCGTCGCACTTGCGCTATGTTGGGAATGAAAACCGCTGG
Proteins encoded in this region:
- a CDS encoding adenylate/guanylate cyclase domain-containing protein gives rise to the protein MNAFLSDRVRSIADWLLLEGNQLFDIDLLFAQLVDRIALAGIPIGRVSLNLELLHPEVVGEGRVWLCGQATGTHRLNRVDTDMSEYLNSPVHRVDETGEPYRLRLAVEDTDMPLLARLKREGFQDYFIAPIQVQDKHRSAAMSFAAKRTEFSDQDITDLTHIVAAVSPILEARVVRNIARDLLATYLGAGAGDRVYAGQISRGDADNIFAAILFADLRGFTRFTADNLSTTVLERLNHWFDLAVDAVEAHGGEVLKFMGDGMLAIFPADMMNPREACGHALAAAATLHNAVTAWNEACPNGQSRIDYGLSLHLGHVAFGNIGGKRRLDFTVVGPAVNLASRLLEVAKVLDSHFVVSTAFAGCSGRMMRSVGVHEVRGLDQPEEIFVPC
- the gltX gene encoding glutamate--tRNA ligase, translated to MNVAVRFAPSPTGHLHIGNVRTAIMNWLFAARHGGSFMFRLDDTDEERSTQAFADAIAEDLTWLGLTWDRFARESDRYVRYAEAADALKAAGRLYPCYETPEELGLKRKAMLAQHRPPIYDRSALRLSDADRARLEGEGRRPHWRFKLNHADITWDDLVQGHKHFRGADLSDPVLIREDGRPLYTLTSVVDDLDFAITHIVRGEDHVTNTAVQVQLFEAVIGVEGEGAVPTFAHLPLVAGSEGEGLSKRLGSLSVRSLRTEEGVEPLALTAYLARLGTSDAIAAAGSLAELAEGFDFAKFGRGTPKFDADELMRLNAQVLHAASFAAVADRLVALGMDGVDEAFWLAVRPNLSRLSDAKEWWAVTKQAVTPLVDDAGFLSKAAELLPDGVWDDTTWGVWTKAVSAATGAKGKGLFLPLRRALTAHDHGPELKTLLPLIGRERALARLSGCTA
- the cysS gene encoding cysteine--tRNA ligase, with translation MTLSLYNTLLRTKEAFAPIDPAHVKLYVCGPTVYDYAHIGNARTFSAFDLLARLLKHLYPQVTYARNITDVDDKIIERSNQSGEPIDSVTARTTAQFHADMDDLGLLRPDIEPRATRHIGDMIAMIEALIAKGFAYAAEGHALFNVPAMSDYGQLSRRSQDELIAGARVEVAPYKKSPADFVLWKPAKDGEPGWDSPWGKGRPGWHIECSAMTAAHFGEVFDIHGGGLDLIFPHHENEIAQSRCAHGTAVMANVWLHSGFLTIAGDKMSKSLGNFYTVRELLDEFPGEALRLAILSAHYRQPLDFTKEKVAQARQTLDRWYGVLRAAGDVPAGNIPAEFMSALMDDLNTPLAISVLHELANAYHKAGDDAGRMASASALKAATNLLGFLTQAPEAWFKWQPAGASGLDDAAIEQAIADRLAARKAKNFAEADRIRNDLAAQGVILEDGPKGTTWKRG
- a CDS encoding AAA family ATPase — its product is MTRFQGTQDYVATDDLRVAVNAAITLQRPLLVKGEPGTGKTVLAQEVAKALGRPLLSWHVKSTTKAQQGLYEYDAVSRLRDSQLGDPRVKDIKNYIRKGPLWNAFEAEEPPVLLIDEIDKADIEFPNDLLQELDRMEFFVYETGETIKAAKRPVVIITSNNEKELPDAFLRRCFFHYIRFPDADTMARIVEVHFPDLKAELLRDALTLFYEVRDVPGLKKKPSTSELLDWIRLLLVEDVSAETLRQRDPKKLIPPLHGALLKNEQDVHLFERLAFLARRNNG
- the fliP gene encoding flagellar type III secretion system pore protein FliP (The bacterial flagellar biogenesis protein FliP forms a type III secretion system (T3SS)-type pore required for flagellar assembly.), whose amino-acid sequence is MAPMLLLCRRLTLPLLGLMLLSAGPAAAQSLSLDLGDQGASGTGRIIQFVMLLTVLSLAPSILIMMTCFVRITIVLSFLRSALGTMQVPPNQVLVSLAMFLTFFIMAPTLQASYERGLRPLINEEIDEITAFKRAVEPFHAFMTRHVRERDVQLFMDMSKTAPVAKPEDVPIHVLIPAFMLSELKRSFEIGFLVFVPFLVIDMVVSSVLMAMGMMMLPPAMISLPFKLIFFVLIDGWYLIVGSLVQSFGEI
- a CDS encoding flagellar biosynthetic protein FliO, which codes for MDAANYLRLILALGAVLALIAVFAVLLRRYGPAAGLAVRRKGDKRLSVVEVMALDARRRLVLVRRDGVEHLLLLGIGEDRVVETGIMPPGDFKAALDRQEQAGSAP
- a CDS encoding EscU/YscU/HrcU family type III secretion system export apparatus switch protein — encoded protein: MPLLPPPESPPPTPARRQVAVALRHERGDPSLPRIVASGHGAVAEQILELAFAHGVKVRTDADLAEILAAVDVESEIPIEAIAAVAEILAHVYRANGTLNERAGELDLKPLDRPTTP